TCGACGATAATGGGATCGAGAATGCCAAGAAATGGCGATCCCTTCACCTTCTGGGTTCGGGAAGACTTGGCATCGTGTGCCGGCGCATCCTGGGCAGATCGCGTGCTGGCTTGGGACATGTTCGCGGGGTGGTTGAGAAACTAGGTCTCCACCCTACCCCGCGATGGTAAAGAAAAAATCCAATAGCCGGGCTTAACCGGCGACGGATGCCACCGACCAGGTGCCGTTGACTTCACGGCAGGCGGTGCCCTTGCGGACATAGGGCTTGCCGGCGACGGTCACGGTGTTGGTGAAGTCGCGGCAATCGAGATTGTTGACGCGCACATAGGGGCCGACGGTGATCGAGCCGCTCGAACCCGAACCGCTCCAGGTGCGCGGGGCGCCGGGACGGCCGAACTGCAGGGCGTAGAACTGGGCGCTCGAAGCGTCGGCGCGTTCCTTGGCGCTCATCATCGGCAGCACGGCAGGATCGACATAGGCATCGACCATCGTGGCGGTCTGGGCGGCAGCAACCTGCTGGGCCGGGCTCGGGCCGGTGAGGGCCGGGGCGGACACGACGGGAGCAGCGACGGTGTTGACCGGCTGGTTCACGGCGGTGCCGGTGCTCGAACAACCGGCCAGAGCCAGCAAACCAAGAAGCGGAAGGGCGCGAGAGAGCTTGTGCATGTTAGTCCCGTAAAGCCGATACAATGCCGCAATGCGGCAGAAGCGCATTCAGTTCCGCCCGGGCCGGGCAGCGGGGAGCCTCAACTCCGCTCGCAGGCCGCCGAGCTCTGATCGCCCCAATTGCAGTGAACCACCGTAGACGTCAACCAATTCCTTAACGATATCTAACCCAAGACCGCTTCCGGGCGTTTTTTCGTCGAGACGGACACCGCGGCGCAACACTTTGCTGGCCTCCTCGTCCGTCAGCCCGTTGCCATCGTCCTCGACCCGCACCACCAGCATGGGCGAAGCTTCGCGCCGGTCTGCGACGAGGCTCACGCGCACGTTTTTCGTGGCCCATTTGCAGGCATTGTCGAGCAGGTTGCCCGCCATTTCCTCGAGATCGCCCTCATCGCCCCGGAACCAGGGCAGCGAGGCATCGGGACGGCGGAATTCGACATTGCGGTCGGGGTGGAGCTTCTGCATCACGCGCGCCAGCCGCGACACGAGGATCGCGGCGTCGGCCTTCTTGCCGACGATGGCGGTGCGGGCGGCCAGCCGCGCGCGGTCGAGGTAGGTCGAGACGAGCTGGGTCATCTTGTCCGATTCCGAGAGCACGATGCGCGAGAGCCCATCCTTGGGCGCGGCATTGGCCTCATTGCGGAGGACGGCCAGCGGCGTCTTGAGCCCATGGGCAAGGTTGCCCACCTGGCTGCGTGCGCGCTCGATGATCTGGGCGTTGGAATTGAGCAGCTGGTTCACTTCGTCGGCGAGCGGGGCGATCTCGCGTGGGAACGTGCCGGTGACGCTTTCGCTCTCGCCCTCGCGCACGCGCTCGACGGCGGTGCGCAGCTGGTTGATCGGCCGGAGTGCGATGCGCGCGACCACGAAGCTCATGATGGCCAGCATCACGCCCACTGCGCCCAGCACGATCAACGCCTGACTGCGGAAATCGTCGACGAGCTGGAAGATCTCGTCGAGATTGCCCGTCACGAGGATGCGCAGCTTCTCGCCGTTGACCGAGACCTCGCGCTCGTTGACGCGGATTTCGGTGGCGAAATCGTCCTTGGTGGCGGCCGTGCGCTTGCTGGTGTCGTCGAACGGGGCCGAGATCACCGGCACTTTCATGCCGACTAATGAGGGGGAAAGGTTGAGCACCGTACCGTCGGGGTCGCGGATCGCCCAGTACCAGCCTGACGCGGGGCGATCGAAGCGCGGATCGCCGAGATCGATGGCGTCGCTGCGCGGATCGCCCGCTTCGAGAGTGCGGCCCACCAGCGTTTCGAGGTGGAAATCGAGCGTTTCGGAGAGCCCGGTGTCGAGCGCCTGCGAATAGAGGCCGGACAGCAGGAAGGCGGTTCCGGCCAATGCGACGATCAGCCAGATGCCGGAAATCAGGAAAAGCGAAGTCGCTATCGAGCGCTGCCGCATCGGCTAGTCGCCGACGATCTGGTAGCCCAGGCCGCGCACCGTCTGGATGACCTCATCGGGCAGCTTCTTGCGCAGCCGGCCAACGAAGACCTCGATCGTATTGGAATCGCGGTCGAAATCCTGGTCGTAGAGGTGCTCGGTGAGTTCGGTGCGCGAGATCACCTTGCCCTTGTGGTGCATGAGGTAGCTGAGGAGGCGCAGCTCGTGGCTGGTCAGCTTGATCGCCTGCCCCTCGACCGTCACCTTGCCCGAGCGCACGTCGAGCCGCACCGGTCCGGCCGTGATCTCGTTCGAAGCGTGCCCTGCGGCGCGGCGCACGAGCGCGCGCAGGCGCGCCAGCAATTCTTCCATATGGAAGGGTTTTGCCACGTAGTCGTCGGCGCCGGCATCGATGCCCTGCACCTTGTCGCTCCAGCGGTCGCGGGCAGTCAGCAGCAGCACCGGCATGGTCTTGCCGTCGCGGCGCCATTGCTCGAGGACGGAAAGCCCGTCCATCTGCGGCAGGCCGATATCGAGGACCACGGCATCATAGGGCTCGGTATCGCCCAGATAATGCCCCTCCTCGCCATCGAAGGCGACGTCGACGGCGTAGCCGGCATCGGTCAACGCGTCCTTGATCTGCCGATTGAGATTGGTGTCGTCTTCAACCACCAGAATGCGCATGAATCGCCCCGCAGTTCA
The sequence above is a segment of the Paradevosia shaoguanensis genome. Coding sequences within it:
- a CDS encoding RT0821/Lpp0805 family surface protein — its product is MHKLSRALPLLGLLALAGCSSTGTAVNQPVNTVAAPVVSAPALTGPSPAQQVAAAQTATMVDAYVDPAVLPMMSAKERADASSAQFYALQFGRPGAPRTWSGSGSSGSITVGPYVRVNNLDCRDFTNTVTVAGKPYVRKGTACREVNGTWSVASVAG
- a CDS encoding response regulator transcription factor — encoded protein: MRILVVEDDTNLNRQIKDALTDAGYAVDVAFDGEEGHYLGDTEPYDAVVLDIGLPQMDGLSVLEQWRRDGKTMPVLLLTARDRWSDKVQGIDAGADDYVAKPFHMEELLARLRALVRRAAGHASNEITAGPVRLDVRSGKVTVEGQAIKLTSHELRLLSYLMHHKGKVISRTELTEHLYDQDFDRDSNTIEVFVGRLRKKLPDEVIQTVRGLGYQIVGD
- a CDS encoding sensor histidine kinase; the protein is MRQRSIATSLFLISGIWLIVALAGTAFLLSGLYSQALDTGLSETLDFHLETLVGRTLEAGDPRSDAIDLGDPRFDRPASGWYWAIRDPDGTVLNLSPSLVGMKVPVISAPFDDTSKRTAATKDDFATEIRVNEREVSVNGEKLRILVTGNLDEIFQLVDDFRSQALIVLGAVGVMLAIMSFVVARIALRPINQLRTAVERVREGESESVTGTFPREIAPLADEVNQLLNSNAQIIERARSQVGNLAHGLKTPLAVLRNEANAAPKDGLSRIVLSESDKMTQLVSTYLDRARLAARTAIVGKKADAAILVSRLARVMQKLHPDRNVEFRRPDASLPWFRGDEGDLEEMAGNLLDNACKWATKNVRVSLVADRREASPMLVVRVEDDGNGLTDEEASKVLRRGVRLDEKTPGSGLGLDIVKELVDVYGGSLQLGRSELGGLRAELRLPAARPGRN